In a genomic window of Sus scrofa isolate TJ Tabasco breed Duroc chromosome 4, Sscrofa11.1, whole genome shotgun sequence:
- the SCNM1 gene encoding sodium channel modifier 1 codes for MSFKREGDDWSQLNVLKKRRVGDLLASYIPEDEALMLRDGRFACAICPHRPVLDTLAMLTAHRAGKKHLSSLQLFYGKKHPGKGLEPNPRQQNELRREETKAEAPLLTQTRLITQSALHRAPHYNSCCRRKNRPEAPRPSVSRSAFSPPEVESQSERISRELEPAAASQTKESATVSSPAPMSPTRRRALDHYLTLRSSGWIPDGQGRWIKDENVEFDSDEEEPPDLPLD; via the exons ATGTCTTTCAAGAGGGAAGGGGACGATTGGAGTCAACTCAATGTGCTCAAA AAACGGAGAGTCGGGGACCTGCTGGCGAGTTACATCCCAGAGGATGAGGCGTTGATGCTACGGGATGGACG CTTTGCTTGTGCCATCTGTCCTCACCGACCGGTACTGGACACCCTGGCCATGTTGACTGCCCACCGTGCAGGCAAGAAACATCTGTCCA GCCTGCAGCTTTTCTATGGCAAGAAGCACCCAGGAAAGGGCCTGGAGCCAAATCCAAGACAACAGAATGAATTGAGGAGAGAAGAGACCAAAGCAGAG GCTCCTCTGTTAACCCAGACTCGACTTATTACCCAGAGTGCTCTGCACAGAGCTCCTCACTATAACAGTTGCTGCCGCCGAAAGAACAG ACCAGAAGCCCCTCGTCCCTCTGTCTCTCGTTCCGCTTTTTCACCCCCAGAGGTTGAATCCCAAAGTGAGAGGATCAGTAGGGAACTTGAGCCTGCGGCTGCATCACAAACCAAGGAATCAGCCACTGTCTCATCCCCTGCACCTATGAGCCCCACAAGAAGACGGGCTCTGGATCATTATCTCACCCTTCGAAG TTCTGGATGGATCCCAGATGGACAAGGTCGATGGATAAAAGATGAGAATGTTGAGTTTGATTCTGATGAAGAGGAACCCCCTGATCTCCCCTTGGACTGA
- the TMOD4 gene encoding tropomodulin-4 isoform X2: MLLPAGLRQRDQTKKSPTGPLDREALLQYLEQQALEVKERDDLVPFTGEKKGKPYIQPKREIPKEEQITLEPELEEALAHATDAEMCDIAAILGMYTLMSNKQYYDALCSGEICNTEGISSVVQPDKYKPVPDEPPNPTNIEEILKSVRSNDKELEEVNLNNIQDIPIPMLTELCEAMKTNTHVRSFSLVATRSGDPIAHAVADMLRENRSLQSLNIESNFISSTGLMAVLKAVRENATLTELRVDNQRQWPGDAVEMEMATVLEQCPSIVRFGYHFTQQGPRARAAQAMTRNNELRRQQKKR; the protein is encoded by the exons ATGCTCCTGCCAGCTGGACTAAGACAACGTGACCAGACGAAGAAGAGCCCAACGGGGCCGCTGGACCGAGAGGCCCTTTTGCAGTACCTGGAACAGCAGGCACTAGAGGTCAAAGAGCGTGATGACTTGGTACCCTTCACAGGCGAGAAGAAGG GGAAACCCTATATTCAGCCCAAGAGGGAAATTCCAAAAGAGGAGCAGATCACTCTGGAGCCTGAGCTCGAGGAGGCGCTGGCCCATGCCACGGATGCGGAAATGTGTGATATTGCAG CAATTCTGGGCATGTACACACTAATGAGCAACAAGCAGTACTACGATGCTCTCTGCAGTGGAGAAATCTGCAACACCGAAGGCATCAGCA GTGTGGTGCAGCCTGATAAGTATAAGCCGGTGCCAGATGAGCCCCCAAATCCCACAAACATCGAGGAGATACTGAAGAGTGTTCGAAGCAATGACAAGGAGTTGGAGGAGGTGAACCTCAATAATATCCAG GACATCCCGATACCCATGCTAACTGAACTGTGTGAGGCAATGAAGACGAATACCCATGTCCGGAGCTTCAGTCTGGTGGCCACAAGGAGCGGTGACCCCATTGCCCAT GCGGTGGCTGACATGTTGCGAGAGAATCGTAGCCTCCAGAGTCTGAACATTGAATCCAACTTCATCAGCAGCACAGGGCTCATGGCTGTGCTGAAGGCAGTTCGGGAGAATGCCACACTCACTGAGCTCCGCGTAGACAACCAG cgcCAGTGGCCTGGAGATGCAGTGGAGATGGAAATGGCCACTGTGCTCGAACAGTGTCCCTCCATTGTCCGCTTTGGCTACCACTTTACACAGCAGGGGCCACGAGCTCGGGCGGCCCAGGCCATGACACGGAACAATGAATTAC GTCGCCAGCAAAAGAAGAGATAA
- the LYSMD1 gene encoding lysM and putative peptidoglycan-binding domain-containing protein 1 has translation MASPSRQAPLGGSGLLQGSRARSYGSLVQSACSPVRERRLEHQLAPGDTLAGLALKYGVTMEQIKRANRLYTNDSIFLKKTLYIPILTEPRDLFNGLESEEEKDGEEEVQPSKDEVWSHSAERKKQETGPGRANGEVLPTPGQEPPTPIHDLSASDFLKKLDSQISLSKKAAAQKLKRGESGVPGEDSGLHLSSPRMQQRAVLGPVPLTRTSRTRTLRDQEDEIFKL, from the exons ATGGCCTCTCCCTCTAGACAGGCCCCCCTCGGGGGGTCAGGACTGCTTCAAGGGAGCCGGGCTCGTTCTTATGGAAGCCTTGTGCAGTCTGCCTGCTCCCCGGTGAGGGAAAGACGCCTGGAGCATCAGTTGGCGCCCGGAGACACCCTGGCTGGACTAGCACTCAAATACGGGGTGACG atggaacaGATTAAACGTGCAAACCGACTTTATACTAATGACTCCATCTTCCTGAAGAAAACCCTCTACATCCCCATTCTGACAGAGCCCAGAGACTTGTTCAATGGTTTGGAAtctgaggaagagaaggatggagaggaagaggtACAGCCAAGTAAGGATGAAGTATGGTCACACTCAGCTGAGaggaagaaacaagaaacagGTCCGGGACGAGCCAATGGTGAAGTCCTTCCCACTCCTGGCCAGGAGCCCCCGACTCCCATCCATGACCTCTCTGCCTCTGACTTCCTTAAGAAGCTTGATTCACAGATCAGCTTGTCAAAGAAGGCTGCTGCCCAGAAGCTGAAAAGGGGGGAAAGTGG GGTACCTGGGGAGGATTCAGGTCTTCACCTGAGCTCTCCTCGGATGCAGCAACGAGCAGTCCTAGGTCCTGTGCCACTGACCCGGACCTCTCGGACCCGGACCCTTCGAGACCAGGAGGATGAAATCTTCAAACTCTGA
- the TMOD4 gene encoding tropomodulin-4 isoform X1 → MSSYLKELEKYRDIDEDEILRTLSPEELEQLDCELQEMDPENMLLPAGLRQRDQTKKSPTGPLDREALLQYLEQQALEVKERDDLVPFTGEKKGKPYIQPKREIPKEEQITLEPELEEALAHATDAEMCDIAAILGMYTLMSNKQYYDALCSGEICNTEGISSVVQPDKYKPVPDEPPNPTNIEEILKSVRSNDKELEEVNLNNIQDIPIPMLTELCEAMKTNTHVRSFSLVATRSGDPIAHAVADMLRENRSLQSLNIESNFISSTGLMAVLKAVRENATLTELRVDNQRQWPGDAVEMEMATVLEQCPSIVRFGYHFTQQGPRARAAQAMTRNNELRRQQKKR, encoded by the exons ATGTCATCGTATCTGAAGGAACTGGAGAAATACAGAGACATAGATGAAGATGAGATCCTAAGGACCTTGAGCCCTGAGGAGCTAGAGCAGCTGGACTGCGAGCTACAGGAGATGGACCCCGAG AACATGCTCCTGCCAGCTGGACTAAGACAACGTGACCAGACGAAGAAGAGCCCAACGGGGCCGCTGGACCGAGAGGCCCTTTTGCAGTACCTGGAACAGCAGGCACTAGAGGTCAAAGAGCGTGATGACTTGGTACCCTTCACAGGCGAGAAGAAGG GGAAACCCTATATTCAGCCCAAGAGGGAAATTCCAAAAGAGGAGCAGATCACTCTGGAGCCTGAGCTCGAGGAGGCGCTGGCCCATGCCACGGATGCGGAAATGTGTGATATTGCAG CAATTCTGGGCATGTACACACTAATGAGCAACAAGCAGTACTACGATGCTCTCTGCAGTGGAGAAATCTGCAACACCGAAGGCATCAGCA GTGTGGTGCAGCCTGATAAGTATAAGCCGGTGCCAGATGAGCCCCCAAATCCCACAAACATCGAGGAGATACTGAAGAGTGTTCGAAGCAATGACAAGGAGTTGGAGGAGGTGAACCTCAATAATATCCAG GACATCCCGATACCCATGCTAACTGAACTGTGTGAGGCAATGAAGACGAATACCCATGTCCGGAGCTTCAGTCTGGTGGCCACAAGGAGCGGTGACCCCATTGCCCAT GCGGTGGCTGACATGTTGCGAGAGAATCGTAGCCTCCAGAGTCTGAACATTGAATCCAACTTCATCAGCAGCACAGGGCTCATGGCTGTGCTGAAGGCAGTTCGGGAGAATGCCACACTCACTGAGCTCCGCGTAGACAACCAG cgcCAGTGGCCTGGAGATGCAGTGGAGATGGAAATGGCCACTGTGCTCGAACAGTGTCCCTCCATTGTCCGCTTTGGCTACCACTTTACACAGCAGGGGCCACGAGCTCGGGCGGCCCAGGCCATGACACGGAACAATGAATTAC GTCGCCAGCAAAAGAAGAGATAA
- the TNFAIP8L2 gene encoding tumor necrosis factor alpha-induced protein 8-like protein 2 isoform X1: MTDHMPAPPPPPPGTMESFSSKSLALQAEKKLLSKMAGRSVVHLFIDETSSEVLDELYRVSKEYTHSRPQAQRVIKDLIKVAIKVAVLHRSGCFSPSELALATRFRQKLRQGAMTVLSFSEVDFTFEAAVLASLLTECRDMLLELVAQHLTPKSHGRIRHVFDHFSDLGLLTALYGPDFTSRLGKICDGLRKLLDEGKL; this comes from the coding sequence ATGACTGACCACAtgcccgcacccccacccccacccccaggaaccaTGGAGTCCTTCAGCTCAAAGAGTCTGGCGCTGCAAGCGGAGAAGAAGCTACTGAGTAAGATGGCAGGTCGGTCTGTGGTTCACCTCTTCATCGATGAGACGAGCAGCGAAGTGCTAGATGAGCTCTACCGTGTGTCCAAAGAGTACACACACAGCAGGCCCCAGGCCCAGAGGGTAATCAAGGACCTGATCAAGGTGGCCATCAAGGTGGCTGTGCTGCACCGAAGTGGCTGCTTTAGCCCCAGCGAGCTGGCCTTGGCTACCCGCTTTCGCCAAAAGCTGCGGCAGGGCGCCATGACGGTGCTCAGCTTTAGCGAGGTGGACTTCACCTTCGAGGCTGCTGTGCTGGCCAGCCTGCTGACCGAGTGCCGGGATATGCTGCTGGAGCTGGTGGCACAGCACCTCACACCCAAGTCACACGGCCGCATCCGCCATGTGTTTGATCACTTCTCCGACCTGGGCCTGCTCACGGCGCTCTATGGGCCTGACTTCACCTCGCGCCTTGGCAAGATCTGTGATGGGCTCAGGAAGCTGCTGGATGAGGGGAAACTCTGA
- the TNFAIP8L2 gene encoding tumor necrosis factor alpha-induced protein 8-like protein 2 isoform X2: MESFSSKSLALQAEKKLLSKMAGRSVVHLFIDETSSEVLDELYRVSKEYTHSRPQAQRVIKDLIKVAIKVAVLHRSGCFSPSELALATRFRQKLRQGAMTVLSFSEVDFTFEAAVLASLLTECRDMLLELVAQHLTPKSHGRIRHVFDHFSDLGLLTALYGPDFTSRLGKICDGLRKLLDEGKL, encoded by the coding sequence aTGGAGTCCTTCAGCTCAAAGAGTCTGGCGCTGCAAGCGGAGAAGAAGCTACTGAGTAAGATGGCAGGTCGGTCTGTGGTTCACCTCTTCATCGATGAGACGAGCAGCGAAGTGCTAGATGAGCTCTACCGTGTGTCCAAAGAGTACACACACAGCAGGCCCCAGGCCCAGAGGGTAATCAAGGACCTGATCAAGGTGGCCATCAAGGTGGCTGTGCTGCACCGAAGTGGCTGCTTTAGCCCCAGCGAGCTGGCCTTGGCTACCCGCTTTCGCCAAAAGCTGCGGCAGGGCGCCATGACGGTGCTCAGCTTTAGCGAGGTGGACTTCACCTTCGAGGCTGCTGTGCTGGCCAGCCTGCTGACCGAGTGCCGGGATATGCTGCTGGAGCTGGTGGCACAGCACCTCACACCCAAGTCACACGGCCGCATCCGCCATGTGTTTGATCACTTCTCCGACCTGGGCCTGCTCACGGCGCTCTATGGGCCTGACTTCACCTCGCGCCTTGGCAAGATCTGTGATGGGCTCAGGAAGCTGCTGGATGAGGGGAAACTCTGA